In Erythrolamprus reginae isolate rEryReg1 chromosome 10, rEryReg1.hap1, whole genome shotgun sequence, one DNA window encodes the following:
- the LOC139173232 gene encoding uncharacterized protein, translating to MFYTAVVWVGPFSSFLFFFLFLSFFSIFLPFSFPSFFPPSFPFPSFLPSFLSPPFFSFPSLLLSFLSPPFFSFPSFFPLLSFPSLLFFPSLLSFPSFLFLPFPSLPSFLPLLSFLSLPFFPSLLFFPSLFTLLSFPSLLSFPLFFPLFSFPSLPFFPSLVPFPFLPSFSFSSLLSFPSFLPFFLFLLFPSFLPSFPSLSFPPFFSFPSIFLLPFPFHFPSFPFFPIFLPFLFLSFPSVFLPLSLSLPIFLPSLLPSLLPFPSFLPSFLSLSFHFPPFPFPFSPVFLPLPFLSLPFPSISLHSFSSPLLPPSLSLMWLIDILHD from the coding sequence ATGTTTTATACAGCTGTTGTATGGGTAgggcctttctcttcctttctatttttcttccttttcctttcctttttttctattttcctccctttttccttcccttctttctttcccccttcctttcccttcccttccttccttccctcctttctttctcctcctttcttttccttcccttccctccttctttcctttctttcccctcctttcttttccttcccttctttctttcccctcctttcttttccttctcttctcttctttccttccctcctttctttcccctcctttcttttccttcccttcccttctcttccctcctttcttcccctcctttcttttctttcccttcccttctttccttctcttctcttctttccttccctctttaccctcctttctttcccttcccttctttccttccctcttttctttcccctcttttcttttccttctcttcccttctttccttccctcgttcctttccctttccttccctccttttccttctcttcccttctttccttcccttctttccttcccttctttcttttccttctcttcccttctttccttccctccttcccttccctttccttccctcctttcttttccttcccttccatttttcttcttccctttccttttcattttccttcctttcctttttttcctatttttctccctttccttttcctttccttcccatctgttttccttcctctttccctttcccttcctattttcctcccttctcttcttccttccctccttcccttcccttctttccttccctcctttctttccctttccttccattttcctccctttccttttcctttctctcctgttttccttcctctccctttcctttcccttcccttcccttctatttccctccattccttttcttcccctcttctccctccctctctttctctaatGTGGCTCATAGACATCCTGCATGATTGA